Proteins from one Salinispora arenicola genomic window:
- the moaC gene encoding cyclic pyranopterin monophosphate synthase MoaC, whose product MTESAQLTHVDAGGAAHMVDVSVKPVTGRRAVAAGRLRTTREVVGLLRGDGLPKGDALAVGRLAGIMGAKRTPDLIPLCHPIALHGVTVDLTLTDDTVEITATARTADRTGVEMEALTAVAVAGLALVDMVKAVDPAAAIDAVRVLRKEGGATGEWIRPEDRP is encoded by the coding sequence GTGACGGAATCCGCGCAGCTCACCCACGTCGACGCGGGAGGTGCTGCCCACATGGTCGACGTTTCCGTCAAGCCGGTGACCGGCCGCCGCGCCGTCGCGGCCGGGCGGCTCCGCACCACCCGCGAGGTCGTTGGTCTCCTGCGTGGCGACGGGCTACCCAAGGGGGACGCGCTGGCCGTCGGTCGGCTCGCCGGGATCATGGGCGCGAAGCGGACCCCTGACCTGATCCCGCTCTGCCACCCGATCGCCCTGCACGGTGTCACCGTCGACCTGACCCTCACCGACGACACCGTCGAGATCACCGCGACCGCGCGGACAGCCGACCGCACCGGCGTCGAGATGGAGGCGCTCACCGCCGTCGCGGTCGCCGGACTGGCCCTCGTCGACATGGTCAAGGCGGTCGACCCGGCCGCCGCGATCGACGCGGTTCGGGTCCTGCGTAAGGAGGGCGGAGCGACCGGCGAGTGGATCCGCCCCGAGGACCGACCGTGA
- a CDS encoding MogA/MoaB family molybdenum cofactor biosynthesis protein yields MIRARVVVASNRASAGVYADTSGPLLAAGLRELGCAVDDPIVVVPDGDPVGAALRTAAAEGVDVVVTSGGTGINPSDRTPEVTRALLDHEIPGIAEAIRAYSRDRVPTAVLSRGIAGVVGRTLVVNLPGSTGGARDGLAVLGPILAHAVDQIRGGDH; encoded by the coding sequence GTGATTCGGGCGCGGGTGGTCGTCGCCTCCAACCGAGCCTCCGCCGGCGTGTACGCGGACACCAGCGGCCCGCTGCTCGCCGCTGGCCTGCGCGAACTGGGCTGCGCGGTGGACGACCCGATCGTCGTGGTGCCGGACGGCGACCCGGTCGGTGCGGCGCTGCGCACTGCCGCAGCCGAGGGGGTGGACGTCGTGGTGACCAGCGGCGGCACCGGCATCAACCCGTCGGACCGCACTCCTGAGGTGACCCGGGCACTGCTTGATCACGAGATTCCGGGCATCGCGGAAGCCATTCGTGCGTACAGCCGGGACCGGGTGCCCACCGCGGTGCTGTCCCGTGGGATCGCCGGGGTTGTGGGCCGGACGCTGGTGGTGAACCTACCCGGCTCGACCGGGGGCGCTCGGGACGGGCTGGCCGTACTCGGGCCGATCCTCGCCCACGCGGTCGACCAGATCCGGGGCGGCGACCACTGA